The Aureispira anguillae genome contains a region encoding:
- a CDS encoding acyl-CoA dehydrogenase produces the protein MKFYSKKNLQFLLHDVFQVATLSQYSFFADHNQETYNMVLDACTELSTHKLRPILVEMDRIAPKFENGRIKVHPAMKALMQEFGEGGWINAPLSYDEGGQQMPYMIFNATLFIMGAANYSASVFPFLSAGAANLIRSFGTSQQKEQYLDKLYTGQWQGTMALTEPEAGSSLGDISTSAEPTTEGYYLIKGQKIFISCGDHDAVDNIVHLMLARIKGAPKGSKGISLFVVPRMRLNSEGNLVFNDVTTGGIFHKMGYKGAPIAHIITGENDDCRGYLVGEANKGLNCMFQMMNEARIAVGFNAASIASAAYYSALQYCRERSQGRKVGTQSTEQALIIEHADVKRMLLFQRSIVEGSLGLLMECSKYADLTRVTVGKEKEKYEALLGLLTPVAKSYPSEMGCLSTSAAIQCLGGYGFTEEFLPEHFYREARIHPIHEGTTAIHGMDLLGRKIAKDQGATLRILVAEITATIQAASQEERLQKQAALLGTTLEKLVDTTMNLSMLAMQGKLEAFLSDATIYLEAFGLVVIGWQWLKQGLVAAQKLGDGDDNFYEGKLHTMDYFFAYELPKTRGLLTTLKSSTQITMNIQDEHFD, from the coding sequence ATGAAATTCTACAGTAAAAAAAATTTGCAATTTCTTTTGCACGATGTGTTCCAAGTAGCTACACTTTCTCAATACTCTTTTTTTGCCGATCATAACCAAGAGACCTATAATATGGTTTTGGATGCTTGCACAGAATTGTCAACCCACAAGCTACGTCCCATCTTGGTTGAAATGGATCGCATAGCGCCCAAATTTGAAAATGGACGAATAAAAGTACATCCCGCAATGAAAGCATTGATGCAAGAATTTGGGGAAGGAGGTTGGATCAATGCGCCACTTTCTTATGATGAAGGAGGGCAACAAATGCCCTATATGATCTTTAATGCTACTTTATTTATAATGGGTGCTGCCAATTATTCTGCTTCGGTTTTTCCCTTTTTATCGGCAGGGGCTGCTAACTTAATTCGAAGCTTTGGTACTTCTCAGCAAAAAGAACAATATTTAGACAAATTATATACAGGGCAATGGCAGGGCACCATGGCATTAACAGAGCCCGAAGCGGGCAGTTCTCTAGGCGATATAAGCACTTCCGCAGAACCAACAACAGAAGGATATTATCTAATTAAAGGGCAAAAAATATTTATTTCTTGTGGCGATCATGATGCGGTTGACAATATTGTACACCTTATGTTAGCCAGAATAAAAGGAGCCCCTAAAGGTTCAAAAGGCATTTCTCTTTTTGTAGTTCCTCGTATGCGTCTCAATTCAGAAGGAAACTTAGTATTTAACGATGTTACCACTGGAGGTATTTTTCACAAAATGGGATACAAAGGCGCTCCGATTGCCCACATTATCACTGGAGAAAATGACGATTGTAGAGGTTATCTAGTAGGGGAAGCCAATAAAGGCTTAAATTGTATGTTCCAAATGATGAATGAAGCTCGTATTGCAGTTGGTTTTAATGCTGCCTCTATTGCTTCTGCTGCTTATTATTCGGCATTACAATACTGTCGTGAACGCTCACAAGGGCGAAAAGTTGGTACTCAATCAACCGAGCAAGCACTCATCATAGAACATGCAGATGTCAAAAGAATGTTGTTGTTCCAACGATCAATAGTAGAGGGTAGCTTGGGGCTCTTGATGGAATGTTCTAAATATGCAGATTTAACTAGAGTTACTGTTGGAAAAGAAAAAGAAAAATATGAAGCCTTACTAGGATTATTAACTCCTGTCGCAAAATCATACCCTTCCGAAATGGGCTGTTTAAGTACTAGTGCAGCGATCCAATGCTTGGGAGGTTATGGTTTTACAGAAGAGTTTTTGCCTGAACATTTCTATCGTGAAGCTCGTATCCATCCTATACATGAAGGAACAACTGCCATACATGGTATGGACCTTTTAGGTCGAAAAATTGCCAAAGACCAAGGAGCTACGCTGCGCATTCTGGTCGCAGAAATTACCGCTACTATTCAAGCCGCTTCTCAAGAAGAGCGTTTACAAAAACAGGCTGCTTTATTAGGTACTACGCTTGAAAAATTGGTAGATACAACCATGAACCTAAGTATGCTTGCTATGCAAGGTAAATTAGAGGCTTTCCTTTCTGATGCAACTATTTACTTAGAAGCTTTTGGCTTGGTGGTCATTGGTTGGCAATGGTTAAAACAGGGATTAGTTGCTGCTCAAAAGCTAGGTGATGGCGATGACAACTTCTATGAGGGTAAGTTGCATACTATGGATTATTTCTTTGCCTATGAATTGCCAAAAACAAGGGGCTTATTAACTACACTCAAAAGTAGTACTCAAATTACCATGAATATCCAAGATGAACATTTTGATTAA
- a CDS encoding lipase family protein, whose product MRFFIFVLLFGINSNVWAQLREGFDPDEVKALIAMCNSYTFNNLYGSDASITPKAYKKIFSSPTIGMDNKFQVYTKEKIGVINFRGSTDQISSWIENMYSAMIPAKGVMLLNKKEEAYCFAQDSAAAVHSGYALAVVLLSSTIINQIQQLNQQGIYDILITGHSQGGALANMTRAYLENLPKNKLSSKNVYKTYAFANPMCGNKAFSEEYHLRYCENNMSYSIINPADLVPFMPMHYQEKGKILSKERLKSWIFGKESFDIRKLGMELVIRKFEKNLKDYVNASNRLLEKMVSASYGSVDMPDYVRDINYYQVGNIRELEQFAYPKIILDPEQLTEKQRSKIKPAEDGNYYQQEPNFYQHKPYNYYVAILKEYFSRDYKNLTVKYLPENL is encoded by the coding sequence ATGAGATTTTTTATATTTGTTCTGTTGTTCGGTATAAACAGTAATGTATGGGCTCAGCTCAGAGAAGGATTTGATCCTGATGAGGTAAAGGCACTAATTGCAATGTGTAATAGTTACACGTTTAATAACCTCTATGGATCGGATGCTAGTATAACACCCAAAGCTTATAAAAAAATCTTTAGCTCTCCTACTATTGGTATGGACAATAAGTTTCAAGTTTATACCAAAGAAAAGATTGGAGTGATTAATTTTAGAGGTTCTACCGATCAGATTTCAAGTTGGATTGAGAATATGTATTCTGCTATGATTCCTGCCAAAGGAGTTATGCTGTTGAACAAAAAGGAAGAAGCCTATTGCTTTGCACAAGATTCTGCTGCTGCTGTCCATTCTGGTTATGCCTTGGCTGTTGTATTACTTTCCTCTACTATTATCAATCAAATACAACAACTCAATCAACAAGGTATTTATGACATCTTGATTACAGGACACAGCCAAGGAGGAGCCTTAGCCAATATGACCCGTGCCTATCTCGAAAATCTTCCTAAGAATAAGTTATCTTCTAAGAACGTCTACAAAACTTATGCATTTGCCAATCCGATGTGTGGTAATAAGGCCTTCTCGGAGGAATATCATCTACGCTACTGCGAAAATAATATGAGTTATTCGATTATCAATCCAGCCGATTTGGTACCTTTTATGCCCATGCATTATCAAGAAAAGGGCAAAATACTTAGCAAGGAACGCCTCAAATCTTGGATTTTTGGCAAAGAGTCTTTTGATATTCGTAAGCTCGGAATGGAGCTGGTGATCCGAAAATTTGAAAAAAATCTCAAGGATTATGTCAATGCCTCCAATCGCTTGCTCGAAAAAATGGTTTCGGCTTCTTATGGTTCTGTTGATATGCCAGACTATGTTCGAGATATTAATTATTATCAAGTAGGAAATATCAGAGAATTAGAGCAATTTGCCTATCCTAAAATCATACTTGATCCAGAACAATTAACAGAAAAACAACGATCTAAAATTAAGCCCGCAGAAGATGGGAATTACTACCAACAAGAACCCAACTTCTATCAGCATAAACCTTATAATTATTATGTTGCCATTTTAAAAGAGTACTTTTCTAGAGATTATAAAAACCTAACGGTGAAATACCTTCCAGAAAATCTTTAG
- a CDS encoding DUF6686 family protein, producing the protein MCQHDSLAKNSDGFVLWCNECRVYNLYFKNIVMTLDERGLYQFKENIATCYAENLNSSKDRNRRTILFDTQVNGMRFCFSTNDVGSLLSLMQEAELSYYELKYILG; encoded by the coding sequence ATGTGTCAACATGATTCTCTAGCCAAAAACTCTGATGGATTCGTTTTGTGGTGTAATGAATGCAGGGTTTATAATCTGTATTTTAAAAATATTGTTATGACGCTTGATGAAAGAGGTTTGTATCAATTTAAAGAAAACATAGCTACCTGCTATGCGGAAAACCTAAATAGCTCTAAAGATCGAAACAGGCGAACGATACTTTTTGATACTCAAGTAAATGGTATGCGTTTCTGTTTTTCGACCAATGATGTAGGATCATTGCTTTCGTTGATGCAAGAAGCAGAATTGTCTTATTATGAATTAAAATACATTTTAGGCTAA
- a CDS encoding cation diffusion facilitator family transporter, whose protein sequence is MNDRLIATQRVTLIVGIILLGIKFIAYFLTHSNTILTDALESIVNVVAGAFGLFSLYVAALPKDENHPYGHGKIEFVSAAVEGVLILIAGLLIVIKSLYNLQYPVPVHDVDTGIWITAVAGLINYLLGVYVEKQGKLAASMVLVASGEHLKSDGYSTLGMIIGLGVILITNWLWLDSIVAIVFGFIIIRAGISVIKSSMAGIMDEVDYPLVKEIVVILNQNRHPECIDVHNLRVIKYGTALHVDCHITIPWYFDTRQAHDEVDRLEDLLAANTEKPIEFFVHVDPCIPESCTICNKQDCAVRQFEQQQTVEWTVENIMLNQKHFMETQQ, encoded by the coding sequence ATGAATGATAGATTGATAGCAACACAGCGGGTTACACTCATTGTAGGGATTATTTTATTGGGAATTAAATTCATCGCCTATTTTTTGACCCATTCTAATACCATCTTAACGGATGCCTTAGAAAGTATTGTTAATGTGGTAGCGGGTGCATTTGGTCTGTTTAGCTTATATGTTGCCGCACTTCCTAAGGATGAAAACCATCCTTACGGGCATGGTAAAATTGAATTTGTTTCTGCTGCCGTTGAAGGGGTATTAATCCTAATTGCAGGTCTATTAATTGTTATCAAATCGCTCTACAATTTACAATACCCCGTTCCTGTTCACGATGTCGATACAGGAATCTGGATAACAGCCGTAGCTGGACTCATTAATTATCTACTGGGTGTTTATGTCGAAAAACAAGGTAAATTAGCTGCTTCTATGGTCTTGGTAGCAAGTGGTGAACATCTCAAATCAGATGGTTATTCTACCTTAGGTATGATTATAGGCTTGGGCGTAATTTTAATCACCAATTGGCTCTGGTTGGATTCCATTGTTGCTATTGTTTTTGGTTTTATTATCATCCGAGCAGGAATCAGTGTTATCAAATCTTCTATGGCTGGAATTATGGATGAAGTAGATTATCCATTGGTGAAAGAAATTGTTGTTATCCTCAACCAAAACCGCCATCCTGAATGTATCGATGTACACAACCTGCGAGTCATCAAATATGGAACCGCACTCCATGTTGACTGCCACATTACCATCCCTTGGTATTTTGATACTCGTCAAGCACATGACGAAGTTGATCGTCTAGAAGATTTATTGGCTGCCAATACAGAAAAACCAATTGAATTTTTTGTACATGTTGATCCATGTATTCCAGAATCTTGCACCATTTGCAACAAACAAGATTGCGCTGTTCGTCAGTTTGAGCAGCAACAAACAGTAGAATGGACCGTCGAAAACATCATGCTCAACCAAAAACATTTTATGGAAACACAACAGTAA
- the ahcY gene encoding adenosylhomocysteinase, producing the protein METTNKVQYKVKDISLAAWGRKEIELAEAEMPGLMALREKYGSAKPLAGARIAGCLHMTIQTAVLIETLVELGADVTWSSCNIFSTQDHAAAAIAEAGVPVFAWKGMNEEEFDWCIEQTLFTFKNGEPLNMILDDGGDLTNMVLDRYPEVAKGVYGLSEETTTGVHRLYDRMKNGTLTMPAINVNDSVTKSKFDNKYGCKESLVDSIRRATDTMMAGKVAVVAGYGDVGKGSAASLRGAGARVIITEIDPICALQAAMDGFEVKTMANAIPRANIVVTATGNKDIITPEYFKLMNDKTIVCNIGHFDNEIDMAWLNENYGSTKVEIKPQVDLYNIEGNDVIVLAEGRLVNLGCATGHPSFVMSNSFTNQTLAQLEIWENRDNDKYENKVYMLPKHLDEEVARLHLAKIDVQLETLSQDQADYIGVDVKGPFKPEHYRY; encoded by the coding sequence ATGGAAACTACTAATAAAGTGCAGTATAAAGTTAAAGATATTTCCCTAGCTGCTTGGGGACGCAAAGAAATCGAATTGGCAGAAGCTGAAATGCCAGGATTAATGGCTCTACGTGAAAAATATGGTTCTGCTAAGCCATTAGCAGGTGCTCGTATTGCTGGTTGTTTGCACATGACTATTCAAACAGCTGTTTTGATTGAAACGCTAGTAGAGTTAGGTGCTGATGTAACTTGGTCTTCTTGTAACATCTTTTCTACTCAAGATCACGCTGCTGCTGCTATTGCTGAGGCTGGTGTTCCTGTTTTTGCATGGAAAGGCATGAACGAAGAAGAATTTGACTGGTGTATTGAGCAAACTCTATTCACCTTCAAAAATGGAGAGCCATTAAATATGATTTTGGATGACGGTGGTGATTTGACCAATATGGTATTGGATCGCTATCCTGAAGTAGCTAAAGGCGTTTATGGTCTTTCTGAAGAAACTACTACTGGTGTTCACAGACTATACGACAGAATGAAAAATGGTACATTGACAATGCCTGCTATCAATGTAAATGACTCTGTTACAAAATCTAAATTTGACAACAAATATGGCTGTAAAGAATCTTTAGTAGATTCTATCCGTCGTGCTACTGATACAATGATGGCTGGTAAAGTTGCTGTTGTTGCTGGATATGGTGATGTAGGAAAAGGTTCTGCTGCTTCTTTGCGTGGTGCTGGTGCTCGTGTTATCATTACTGAAATTGATCCAATTTGTGCGTTGCAAGCTGCAATGGACGGTTTTGAAGTAAAAACAATGGCTAATGCTATTCCTAGAGCGAACATCGTTGTTACGGCTACTGGTAACAAAGATATTATTACTCCAGAATACTTCAAGTTGATGAATGACAAAACGATCGTTTGTAACATTGGTCACTTTGATAATGAAATCGACATGGCTTGGTTGAACGAAAACTATGGTTCTACTAAAGTTGAAATCAAACCACAAGTTGATCTTTATAATATTGAAGGAAACGATGTGATTGTTTTGGCAGAAGGTCGTTTGGTAAACTTGGGTTGTGCTACTGGTCACCCATCTTTTGTAATGTCTAACTCATTTACTAACCAAACACTAGCTCAATTAGAGATTTGGGAAAATAGAGACAATGACAAATACGAAAATAAAGTTTACATGTTGCCTAAACACTTGGACGAAGAAGTTGCTCGTTTGCACTTGGCAAAAATCGATGTACAACTAGAAACATTGTCTCAAGATCAAGCTGATTATATTGGCGTTGATGTAAAAGGTCCTTTCAAACCAGAACATTACCGTTACTAG
- a CDS encoding DUF4476 domain-containing protein, translating into MKAISTFLCILATSAIIYAQDATPLTESKFDVLRKEIVGQSFDSKRLVKAKELSDNNFLYVRQIQAIMEGFSLESSRLDYAKYAYSTVLDAENYNTLIAMFKLGTSKDALKTYLAQRKAPVVPKEEKKAVLTEKEEGGSEKVTATPQKTKPTGPTPMTDQEFATAKRQIGEESFESSKLRRAKQTSDANYLLCHQIKEIMEVLSFESSRLEYAQYAYSKTYDQVNYATVKESLKLSKSKEELTAFLKKQPIVDYAAAKEEEALAIEEPITEEKEAAQLPPAFSKGDFINAKNEIASQSSDAKKLEKAKEITNKTYLLSEQVKTITALFLFEDNRLDYAKYAYAKTSDPEHFDLVRAVLEKESHKVLDDYIKNVNEANQVTTLATGPSELSSEDFEALKKRITGSALESHKLEKAKKIVDRSSLSAMQVKQINDLFELEETRLEFAKYAYTKTLDKEAYGLVREALGKSTNKYALDRFIKELGN; encoded by the coding sequence ATGAAAGCGATCAGTACTTTTTTATGCATATTGGCAACTAGTGCCATTATTTACGCTCAGGATGCTACTCCTCTAACCGAATCCAAATTTGATGTGCTTCGCAAAGAAATTGTGGGGCAATCGTTTGATAGTAAACGATTGGTTAAAGCTAAAGAACTCTCTGATAATAATTTTTTATACGTTCGTCAAATTCAGGCGATCATGGAAGGCTTTTCGCTGGAAAGTTCTCGTTTGGACTACGCCAAATATGCGTATTCAACGGTATTGGATGCAGAAAATTACAATACCTTAATTGCTATGTTTAAATTAGGAACTTCTAAAGATGCTTTAAAGACTTATCTTGCTCAACGGAAGGCTCCTGTTGTTCCCAAAGAAGAAAAAAAAGCTGTCCTTACGGAAAAAGAGGAGGGTGGCTCAGAGAAAGTAACAGCAACACCACAAAAAACAAAACCTACAGGTCCTACTCCTATGACGGATCAAGAATTTGCTACTGCTAAGCGCCAAATCGGAGAAGAGTCTTTTGAAAGTTCAAAATTGCGTCGGGCTAAGCAGACTAGTGATGCTAATTATTTGCTTTGTCATCAAATAAAAGAAATAATGGAGGTATTGAGTTTTGAGAGTTCTCGCTTAGAATATGCTCAGTATGCTTATTCCAAAACGTATGATCAAGTTAATTATGCAACGGTGAAAGAAAGTTTAAAACTTTCTAAAAGTAAGGAAGAACTAACTGCCTTTTTGAAAAAGCAACCTATCGTAGATTATGCCGCTGCTAAGGAAGAAGAAGCATTGGCTATTGAGGAGCCTATAACAGAAGAAAAAGAAGCAGCACAATTGCCTCCTGCTTTCTCAAAAGGGGATTTTATTAATGCTAAAAATGAAATTGCTAGCCAATCTTCGGATGCCAAAAAATTAGAAAAAGCAAAGGAAATTACGAATAAAACTTATTTGTTGAGTGAACAGGTAAAAACGATTACAGCGTTGTTTTTATTTGAGGATAATCGGTTGGATTATGCCAAATATGCTTATGCTAAAACTTCTGATCCAGAGCATTTTGATCTAGTAAGAGCCGTTTTAGAAAAAGAGAGCCATAAAGTTTTAGATGATTATATCAAGAATGTAAATGAAGCCAACCAAGTTACTACTTTAGCAACTGGACCAAGTGAATTGTCTTCAGAAGATTTTGAAGCACTAAAAAAACGAATTACAGGTTCGGCATTAGAGAGCCACAAACTAGAAAAAGCAAAAAAAATTGTGGATCGTTCTAGCTTAAGTGCTATGCAAGTAAAACAAATTAATGACCTATTTGAGTTAGAGGAAACTCGCCTAGAATTTGCCAAATACGCTTACACAAAGACGCTAGATAAAGAGGCTTACGGACTAGTCAGAGAAGCTTTAGGTAAGAGTACGAATAAATATGCTTTGGATCGTTTTATTAAAGAATTAGGAAATTAA
- a CDS encoding tetratricopeptide repeat-containing sensor histidine kinase — protein MPNIDSLVSKVKTLSYSHEFRLAQNLVLEHLKKEHLSHTELFYGHFLLADITKSSGSPAQALEMLTRSKKYLDSIEQPILLESMLYGNMGECYFNLKEHDKAKQYALLSLAISPDSSLRDGGHAINHLIIGFNQFKAKKYPAALKYYKAAIHEYLAHNQPCELPLSYIKIARTYGKQGKEQQALNMLEKALELSDSCEIDTYRLLSHTALFNYYKDKKQYKKAFEFLDSMQELRRILYNKKQQQIIHDLEIKYHTELTQKENENLKRNALIQQTNNQFKITILVASIFILLFLLMFGIYILKIRNRKNTLLKQHLQKIESQSQERKALLKEIHHRVKNNLQVITSLLHLQANQNKEDNAQQFVQKSQYRINAMAMVHEMLYQSDDLSKINLETYLRELIHSLILTTNNTSKNIQLDLQVPTLNLGLDTAIPLGLLINEIVTNALIHGFKNKTEGAIYLHIKAQTAPKFTLTIGDNGAGCPREINFEKSKSLGIKLMKKLSRQLLGNIQLDKNKPGCHYSVEFQEIAENAHLKS, from the coding sequence ATGCCTAATATTGATTCTCTAGTAAGCAAAGTAAAAACACTTTCTTACTCGCATGAATTTAGGTTAGCCCAAAACTTAGTCCTAGAACACCTAAAAAAGGAGCACCTTTCTCATACCGAATTGTTCTATGGTCATTTTTTGTTAGCTGATATTACCAAATCGTCGGGTAGTCCAGCCCAAGCACTTGAAATGCTAACCAGAAGTAAAAAATATCTCGATAGTATTGAGCAACCAATCTTGCTTGAATCCATGCTTTATGGAAACATGGGAGAGTGTTATTTTAATCTCAAAGAACACGATAAAGCCAAACAATATGCTCTTTTGTCCCTAGCAATAAGCCCTGATTCTAGCCTTAGAGATGGAGGACATGCGATCAATCATCTTATTATTGGATTTAATCAATTCAAAGCTAAAAAATACCCTGCTGCATTAAAATACTACAAAGCTGCAATCCATGAATATTTAGCCCACAATCAACCTTGTGAGTTACCGCTTTCTTATATAAAAATAGCTCGAACCTATGGCAAGCAAGGCAAAGAACAACAAGCCCTTAATATGCTAGAAAAAGCCTTAGAATTGAGTGATTCTTGCGAGATTGACACCTATAGACTTCTCTCGCATACCGCTCTATTTAACTACTACAAAGATAAAAAACAATATAAAAAGGCCTTTGAGTTTTTGGATTCCATGCAAGAGCTAAGACGTATATTATACAATAAAAAACAGCAACAAATCATTCATGATTTAGAAATAAAATACCACACTGAATTAACCCAAAAAGAGAATGAAAACCTCAAAAGAAATGCCCTCATTCAACAAACTAATAATCAATTTAAAATAACAATTCTTGTGGCGTCTATTTTTATATTATTATTTTTATTAATGTTTGGCATTTACATATTAAAAATAAGAAATCGAAAAAACACCCTTTTAAAACAACACTTACAAAAAATTGAAAGTCAGAGTCAAGAACGGAAAGCCTTGCTGAAAGAGATCCATCATCGGGTCAAAAATAACTTGCAAGTCATTACTAGTTTATTGCACTTGCAAGCCAATCAAAATAAGGAAGATAATGCACAACAATTTGTTCAAAAAAGTCAATATCGAATCAATGCAATGGCAATGGTTCATGAAATGTTGTACCAATCTGACGATCTTTCAAAAATCAACCTAGAAACTTATCTGAGAGAATTAATTCACTCTCTTATCCTAACCACCAATAACACCAGTAAAAACATTCAACTGGACTTGCAAGTCCCTACCTTGAATCTAGGCTTAGACACTGCCATTCCCCTAGGTTTGCTCATCAACGAAATCGTTACTAATGCATTAATCCATGGATTCAAAAACAAAACTGAGGGAGCCATTTATCTTCATATAAAAGCCCAAACCGCACCAAAATTTACGCTTACCATAGGGGACAATGGGGCTGGTTGTCCTAGAGAAATTAATTTTGAAAAAAGCAAAAGTCTTGGTATCAAACTCATGAAAAAACTATCTCGCCAACTTTTAGGAAATATTCAACTGGACAAAAACAAACCAGGATGTCATTACAGTGTTGAATTTCAAGAAATTGCAGAAAACGCCCATCTTAAGTCTTAA
- the trxA gene encoding thioredoxin yields MALEFTDNNFEEKVLNSGQVTVVDFWAQWCGPCRAIAPIIEELADEYAGTALVGKVDVDANQELAMQYSIRSIPTILILKDGAVVEKHVGAITKPALQSKIDKHLA; encoded by the coding sequence ATGGCACTCGAATTTACAGATAACAACTTTGAAGAGAAAGTATTAAACTCAGGGCAAGTAACAGTAGTTGATTTTTGGGCACAATGGTGTGGTCCATGTAGAGCTATTGCTCCAATTATTGAAGAATTAGCTGACGAGTATGCTGGAACAGCATTGGTTGGAAAAGTAGATGTTGATGCAAATCAAGAATTAGCAATGCAATATAGCATTCGCTCAATTCCTACTATTCTAATTTTGAAAGATGGAGCAGTTGTAGAAAAGCATGTAGGAGCAATTACTAAACCTGCTTTACAATCGAAAATTGACAAGCATCTAGCATAA
- a CDS encoding SDR family NAD(P)-dependent oxidoreductase — translation MAKHYSLLEHLLFPPKYCSAKQLKKAIGQKNIVITGASYGIGEAIAYQLASNNVHLILVARTDSKLRRLKTKLEALGATISIYSVDLSQEREVCLLIDHLKQQHNGIDIVISNAGHSIKRSIHDSLERFHDFQRTMAINYFGPVQLLLALIPLLKKNKGHIINISAVNVLLIPAPHWSAYQASKAAFDQWFRSVSLELKSDQISCSTVYLPLVKTRMIAPTPAYAKAPAMSPQHVAKIVGRLIYTKRRKFAPWWLFFGQLGSLLFRNSWEFWLPLLLKKR, via the coding sequence ATGGCAAAGCATTACAGCCTTTTAGAACATCTTTTGTTTCCTCCTAAGTATTGCTCTGCAAAGCAATTAAAAAAGGCAATTGGTCAAAAAAATATTGTCATAACGGGGGCTAGTTATGGCATTGGCGAAGCCATTGCTTATCAGTTAGCCAGCAATAACGTGCACTTAATTTTAGTGGCTCGTACCGACAGTAAATTACGTCGCTTAAAAACCAAATTGGAAGCCTTAGGAGCAACCATAAGTATTTATTCTGTTGATCTGAGCCAAGAAAGGGAAGTTTGCCTGCTAATAGATCATCTCAAACAGCAGCACAATGGGATAGACATCGTTATTAGCAATGCAGGGCACTCTATCAAACGTTCGATCCATGATTCATTGGAACGTTTCCACGATTTTCAGCGTACCATGGCCATCAATTATTTTGGACCTGTACAACTTCTGTTAGCGCTGATTCCTTTGCTCAAAAAAAACAAGGGTCATATTATCAATATCTCTGCTGTGAATGTGCTGCTAATTCCAGCCCCGCATTGGTCGGCCTATCAAGCCTCTAAGGCTGCTTTTGATCAATGGTTTCGATCTGTTTCTCTAGAACTAAAATCAGATCAAATTTCTTGCTCTACGGTCTATTTACCTTTGGTAAAAACACGCATGATTGCTCCCACTCCTGCCTATGCCAAAGCTCCTGCAATGTCTCCTCAGCACGTTGCCAAAATTGTTGGGCGATTAATCTACACAAAACGCAGAAAGTTTGCTCCGTGGTGGTTGTTTTTCGGGCAATTAGGTTCTCTTTTATTTCGGAATAGTTGGGAATTTTGGTTACCACTTTTGCTAAAAAAACGCTAA